The following are from one region of the Salinirussus salinus genome:
- a CDS encoding PH domain-containing protein: MRLSPRSVPVRVLENGGRVVFFAAVGIVSSSGGDLPPLSAVAGIIVLAAGLVTVWQTAYVQRFSYEVTEDTFDIASGVLSRREREIPYERVQNVDISENVLQRLLGLAQVRIETAGGSGTEARLRYVSRAEAGRLQELLGERKRRATGEAEDGAEEGASRPAIETEILFTLSDRELVILGVVSADLRLLGLASVVLSGFAPQVAAQLQPGPDLVSLAGPLLALVGLVGLWVVSAVTAVFRYYGFELRRRADELRYERGLLQRYSGTIPVDKIQTLRLRENVLARALGYAGLVIETAGYGPGQEGGSQSAVPLAKRERALALAREVEPVGAIEFDRPPRRARTRYAVRYALAVAGLTAVLWAVDAVTGWLPLWYLAAGLLVAVPPAAHLAWRHRGYHLGEDYFVTRNGFWRRETVVVPYDRVQTVANSQSVFQRRRDLGTVRVDTASSGGFFGTAAAAVDIDGGLADELRERVHGRFRRAIHRAAD, translated from the coding sequence GTGAGGCTCTCCCCGCGCTCGGTGCCGGTGCGGGTCCTCGAGAACGGCGGGCGGGTCGTCTTCTTCGCCGCCGTCGGCATCGTCTCCAGTTCCGGAGGTGACCTCCCGCCGCTGTCCGCCGTCGCCGGCATCATCGTCCTCGCCGCCGGCCTCGTAACGGTCTGGCAGACGGCCTACGTCCAGCGGTTCAGCTACGAGGTCACCGAGGACACCTTCGACATCGCCTCCGGCGTCCTCTCCCGGCGCGAACGGGAGATCCCCTACGAACGGGTCCAGAACGTCGACATTTCGGAGAACGTCCTCCAGCGGCTGCTCGGACTCGCACAGGTCCGCATCGAGACCGCCGGCGGCAGCGGCACCGAGGCCCGGCTCCGCTACGTCAGCCGCGCGGAGGCCGGGCGGCTCCAGGAATTGCTCGGCGAACGGAAGCGCCGGGCGACCGGCGAGGCCGAGGACGGCGCCGAAGAGGGCGCCAGCCGACCCGCCATCGAGACGGAGATCCTCTTTACCCTCTCCGACCGCGAACTGGTCATCCTCGGTGTCGTCTCGGCGGACCTGCGGCTGCTCGGGCTCGCGTCGGTCGTGCTCTCGGGCTTTGCCCCGCAGGTCGCGGCCCAGCTCCAGCCGGGACCGGACCTGGTCTCGCTGGCCGGCCCGCTTCTCGCGCTGGTCGGGCTGGTCGGCCTCTGGGTCGTCAGCGCCGTCACCGCCGTGTTCCGGTACTACGGCTTCGAGCTCCGCCGCCGGGCCGACGAGCTCCGCTACGAGCGTGGCCTGCTCCAGCGCTACAGCGGCACCATCCCGGTCGACAAGATCCAGACGCTACGGCTCCGCGAGAACGTCCTGGCGCGGGCGCTTGGCTACGCCGGGCTGGTCATCGAGACGGCCGGGTACGGCCCGGGACAGGAGGGGGGTTCGCAGTCGGCGGTCCCGCTGGCGAAACGGGAGCGTGCGCTCGCGCTGGCCCGCGAGGTCGAGCCCGTCGGCGCCATCGAGTTCGACCGCCCGCCCCGGCGCGCCCGGACCCGCTACGCCGTCCGGTACGCGCTCGCCGTCGCCGGCCTGACGGCCGTGCTGTGGGCAGTCGACGCGGTCACCGGCTGGCTCCCGCTCTGGTATCTGGCCGCCGGCCTGCTCGTGGCGGTCCCGCCCGCGGCGCATCTGGCCTGGCGACACCGCGGCTACCACCTCGGCGAGGACTACTTCGTGACCCGCAACGGCTTCTGGCGCCGGGAGACCGTCGTCGTGCCCTACGACCGGGTCCAGACGGTCGCGAACAGCCAGTCGGTCTTCCAGCGCCGCCGCGACCTGGGGACGGTCCGCGTCGACACCGCGAGCAGCGGCGGCTTCTTCGGGACGGCGGCTGCCGCGGTCGACATCGACGGGGGGCTCGCCGATGAGCTGCGCGAGCGGGTCCACGGACGGTTCCGGCGGGCGATCCACCGCGCCGCCGACTGA
- a CDS encoding potassium channel family protein yields the protein MNRLRRRTGYYVALLVGSLLGFAVLYHVGMFYFEGERNTFLHSLQVVVETFTATGYGSDSPWSTPQMNLLVMVMDIAGTFLFFLGLPVLLFPFLRDAFSTTVPTATDGVGDHVVICSFTQRSRRLIDELEGLEVPYVVVESDRDAAEDLVEDGVRVVHGDPERAETLLNAGLGEARALVADVDDETNASVALAANEALEDGGVQIITFVEDPDMADYHRYAGADHVFTPRTLIGESLAGKVNTAARTEVTDAVEIGTDFEVAELPVQPGSELDGVTVAESGIRERTGVNVIGAWFRGEFVSPPDPGDVIDGRTVLLVAGSDEDLERLNALTRSERRRLREGQVLVCGYGEVGSTVKEAVTAAGLPCTAVDVADKPGVDVVGDATERTVLERAGVHESSTVVLALSDDTLTVFATLVIRQLDVDVEIVARANETENVAKLYRAGADYVLALSTVSGRMLAATILEGEVISVGQQIEVVRTDVGLLAGETLASADIRARTGCTVVAVERDGETMTGLDPDFRFRVGDAAVVIGPDDGIAAFASVVDGDGSGDGS from the coding sequence ATGAACAGGCTGCGGCGGCGGACCGGCTACTACGTCGCCCTGCTCGTCGGCTCGCTTCTGGGCTTTGCCGTGCTGTACCACGTCGGGATGTTCTACTTCGAGGGGGAGCGGAACACCTTCCTCCACTCCCTGCAGGTCGTCGTCGAGACGTTCACCGCGACCGGATACGGGTCCGATTCCCCGTGGTCGACCCCGCAGATGAACCTGCTGGTGATGGTGATGGACATCGCCGGCACCTTCCTGTTCTTCCTGGGGTTGCCGGTGTTGCTGTTCCCGTTTCTCCGGGACGCGTTCTCGACGACCGTCCCGACGGCCACGGACGGCGTCGGCGACCACGTCGTCATCTGCTCGTTCACCCAGCGCAGCCGGCGGCTCATCGACGAACTCGAGGGACTGGAGGTCCCCTACGTCGTCGTCGAGAGCGACCGGGACGCGGCCGAGGACCTGGTCGAGGACGGGGTCCGGGTGGTCCACGGTGACCCGGAACGCGCGGAGACGCTCCTGAACGCCGGGCTGGGAGAGGCGCGGGCGCTGGTCGCTGACGTCGACGACGAGACCAACGCCTCGGTCGCGCTGGCGGCGAACGAGGCCCTCGAAGACGGCGGGGTACAGATCATCACCTTCGTCGAGGACCCCGACATGGCCGACTACCACCGGTACGCCGGCGCCGACCACGTGTTCACCCCGCGGACGCTGATCGGCGAGAGCCTGGCGGGGAAGGTGAACACGGCCGCGCGGACGGAGGTCACCGACGCGGTCGAGATCGGGACGGACTTCGAGGTCGCGGAGCTCCCGGTCCAGCCCGGCTCCGAACTCGACGGCGTCACCGTCGCCGAAAGCGGGATCCGCGAGCGGACCGGGGTGAACGTCATCGGTGCGTGGTTCCGGGGGGAGTTCGTCAGCCCGCCCGACCCCGGCGACGTGATCGACGGTCGGACGGTCCTGCTGGTGGCCGGCAGCGACGAGGACCTCGAGCGGCTGAACGCCCTCACCAGAAGCGAGCGCCGCCGGCTCCGCGAGGGACAGGTGCTCGTCTGTGGCTACGGGGAGGTCGGCTCGACGGTCAAGGAGGCCGTGACGGCCGCCGGACTCCCCTGTACGGCCGTCGACGTCGCGGACAAGCCCGGCGTCGACGTGGTCGGCGACGCGACCGAGCGGACCGTGCTGGAGCGGGCGGGGGTCCACGAGTCGAGCACGGTCGTCCTCGCGCTCTCCGATGACACCCTCACCGTCTTCGCCACGCTCGTGATCCGGCAGCTGGACGTGGACGTCGAAATAGTCGCGCGGGCCAACGAGACGGAGAACGTCGCCAAACTCTACCGCGCGGGGGCGGACTACGTGCTCGCGCTCTCGACTGTCAGCGGCCGGATGCTCGCGGCGACGATCCTCGAGGGGGAGGTGATCTCGGTCGGCCAGCAGATCGAGGTGGTCCGGACCGACGTGGGCCTGCTGGCCGGCGAGACGCTGGCCTCGGCGGACATCCGCGCCCGGACGGGCTGTACCGTGGTCGCCGTCGAGCGCGACGGGGAGACGATGACCGGCCTCGACCCCGACTTCCGGTTCCGGGTCGGCGACGCCGCGGTCGTCATCGGGCCGGACGACGGGATCGCCGCCTTCGCCTCAGTGGTCGACGGTGACGGGTCGGGCGACGGGTCGTGA
- a CDS encoding PH domain-containing protein — protein sequence MRVQWGARVLVTTLVLGLVLSAAASRFNVDPRLGGVAALALGLLGLVWVALRYRVWAYEVRTDALYLQRGVLTHTRTLAPYVRIQHVDTSRGPLERGLGLSTLVVYTAGSRGADVSVPGLTPEEATDLQDRLKELAIEAEGGDAL from the coding sequence GTGCGCGTCCAGTGGGGGGCCCGCGTGCTCGTTACCACCCTGGTTCTGGGGCTCGTGCTCTCGGCGGCCGCCAGCCGGTTCAACGTCGACCCGCGGCTCGGCGGCGTGGCCGCCCTTGCTCTGGGTCTGCTGGGCCTGGTCTGGGTCGCCCTCCGGTACCGGGTCTGGGCTTACGAGGTCCGGACGGACGCACTCTACCTCCAGCGCGGTGTACTCACCCACACCCGGACGCTAGCTCCCTACGTCCGCATCCAGCACGTCGACACCTCGCGGGGTCCCCTGGAGCGGGGGCTCGGGCTCTCGACACTCGTGGTCTACACCGCCGGCTCGCGTGGAGCGGACGTCTCCGTCCCCGGCCTCACGCCCGAAGAGGCGACGGACCTGCAGGACCGGCTGAAGGAGCTGGCCATCGAGGCCGAGGGCGGTGACGCGCTGTGA